DNA from Candidatus Eremiobacteraceae bacterium:
CAGGCGTAGCGTCGGCCGTTCCATTCGATCCAACCACCCCGATGCCAGCCGGGGCCGGGCCAGTGATGCGTGTCGTGCACGATGGCTCCGGCGCGCGCGGGGATGAGCTGTCCGGCGACGACGATGTTGTCGCCGGCATGGACCGGGATTTCCGGCGCCAGGGCCACATTGTCGACGACGCGCAATTTCAGGCCGTGCGGCGTGACGATGTCGAATGTCTCATGGAGGGCGTGCGTGCGGCGGCCTACGAAAAAAGTGGGCTCGTCTGCGACGGTGCCGGCCACTGCGACATCGGCGATGCGGTGCGCCGCGACCGCAGCGCAAGCCCCGCTGTCGGGATAACGAGTGAAAACATCTGAAAGATCGGCATTGCTCATGCACCCGTAATCCGGCAGGCAAGCGCAGCCGTCAAGCGGAGAGGCGGATTATCGAGGACGGTTCAGCCGCCGGCGTCATCGTCGGGGGGCGCGGCGGGCGGTTGGTCGAGGCGGCCGCAGAGTTCGCGGAAATTGCAGCGCCGGCAGAGCGAGCGATCGTCGGTCATCGGGAATTGATCGATGTCGCCGGCGACGTTGTGCCCGATGTCCGTGAGCCGGGCGCGCACGTCGGTCGTATAGGTGGAGATCATGCGCCGGGCCTCGGCGACCCCTTCGCGCAGGTTGGTGTGGCGCTCGGTCTCACCGGTGGCGAGAAAGACCAAGTGCGCGGTGATGCGTTCGATCGGCGCACCGAGTTTCTCCGACACGAATAGGCCGTACACGGAAAGTTGCGCGATGTTCGCCTTGGCCGCTCTGCCCGTTTTCCAATCGACGATGTGCAGCGTGCCTTGATCGTCTTCGACCACAAGATCCGGCGCGGCATAAACGGTCACGCCGTCGATCGTCATCCTCTTGTCGTCGAAGGACGGCGGATCGACGATGCGCAGACGGCGCTTTGGAACTTCAAACGCGCGCCGCCCGTACGGGCTTGCGGCCAGCCATTGCGCGTAGCCGCCGACTTGTTCGATGGCGATGTCGCTCATCGCGGTGTTCACGCCGGGACCGTAGTAGTCTTCAAAAAGTATGGCGTAGCGTTTGGGCTGACCGAATCGCTCCCAATCACGGTTGCGCGATTCTCGCAACCGCTTGAGCAAGCGCCGTTCGACCTCTTCGCGAATCTGCGCGACGGGGACCGGCGACGGCGCGTCCGCTCGCATGCGCAGCCTCTCGCCGACAACTTCGTGGAAAAGCTCGCCGACGAGCATCGCAACGCTCTTGATCTGCTTCAGCCGATAGGCGAGTGCGGCGTCCTTCGGCGCCGCCGCATCCCATCCGCCCCACGACCCGTAGTACTGCCAGTAGATCTTGCGCGCGCACTGATACAGCATCTGATGACGCGACCAAGACCAGGCGAAATCGTTTGTGATGTCTGCCAAGCTACTCCGGGTCCTCGTCTTCCCAAAGATCGTATTCGTCGGCAAGCATATCGAGCGCGCGTTCGGCATCGGCTTCCGGCACGCACACATACGCTTCGCCGCCGAATATAGAACCTCCCGAAGCCGGTCCGAGCGTGTCGAATGCGAGATCGCCCATCTTAGGGAACGGCTTGGCGTTGATGCCGTTGGCGCGCAGGAAGTCTATCGCGGTGGCGTCTCCGAGATCCGTTTGGGCGAAGACCGCGACATATTCGCCTTCGACGCGCTCGGGGGGATCGATGAGATATCCCATCAAGCTGAAGGACGATTGAAGAACGGCACCTTCACGTCTTCCGGCCGAAAGGAAAAGTACCGCCGGCCCAACTCACCTCGCAATGCGGCGCCGACCGGAATCGCCAGCACATCTGCTTCGAGTAGATTAGCGGCATCGCCGACCGGCACGAAGCGCGCGTCGACGACTGCGGGATCGCGGGGCAGCGGGGTTCCGGGGCCGCCGACCTCTTCGACGAAGAACGTGCAGTTCACGACGTGATAGCCGATCGGGGGATCGATGGATTCGCTGACGTACGCGAGACCAACTGTCCGCACGAGCAGCGATGTCTCCTCGGCGAATTCGCGCACGACCGCTTCTTCAATCGTTTCGCCCGACTCCTGACGTCCGCCGGGGAGCACCCACAATGGATCCGGTTGCCCGTCGTAGACGCACCTGACGAGCAGCAACCGGCCGTCGCGAATCAAGAGGCCGCTGCATAGTTGGACGTTAGAAAGGATTGGCACACGTGCATCGTTCACGGCGCGAGAAGGTAGTCCTCGCGCCGGCGCGGATGCGATGCCGTCTACTGCGAGATGATGACCGTACGCATGCCGTTGCTGTCGTAATGGAAGAAGCAGCCGAACATATAGAATCCCGGCGGCGGCGTGAGATATTGGAGCGATGTCGCGCCGCCATCAAGCGGTCCCGTGCTGAACATCGGCGTGTTGATGACGGTCCCCGCGGGAGATTGCGTGCTCCCACCGTTGAACGGCGATGGCCACGGCGCGCTGTTCTGGGTGGCGTCGCCGAGAAAACTTGCGGTGTGATCGAATCCCGACACGTCGAAATTCTTGAACGTGATCGCTGCGGCAGCCGGTACGGTGACGACCTGCGAATCCGGGTTGAGCGTGCCATTAGACGAGAAGTATCCTAGTACCTGACCATAATTCGGGTCGATGGTAGGCTGCTCTCCCGGACCATTGATGAGATTCATACCGACGAGCTGTGGGGACGGCGTTGGCGTCGGACTGCCGGACGGCGTCGGGGTGGGCGACGGGCTGATCGAGGGCAGCGGTGAGGGCGACGGACCCACCGACGGCGTGGGCGATGCCTTGACGACGTTACGGCTCAACACCGCCTGCGATCCTGCGCACGCTGCGATGGAGGCGGAAAGGCAGAAAAGCATGAGCACGGCGATGGCGCGGATCTGCGGAAACCGCATCGAACACTCTCCTAGCGTTTGGACGGGTGCGGCCGGGCGACGCGGCGCGAACACTAGAATATCTCGTGAGGCGTTAATTTTTCATGAAACGCACGAGTCAATGCCGTAAAAAGTCGGAATCCGCGAGCTGCCTAGCGCAGAACCCAGTGCTGCCACTCCCAGCTCACGGACGTCGCCACCGGCGACAAAAGAAATCCGATAAAGACGGCAAGCGTCATCTGCGCTGCGTTCGTCCAGAATCTTTTCACGGCACGGGGCTCCATAAGCCGAGCGGTGTTCGAGCGTGTGCAATTCGTGGTGACGGGCGTCACACCGCTGGGTAGGACGTCTCAATTTAGCCGCACTAATGGACTCGTTTCGTAGCATATCGGCCTAGCCGTGCCTATGAGCCGGAAAGCCGGAGCTGATCAAACTCACCGGGATCGTGCCGAAGGAGAGCAGCCGGTCGTGAAACGCTTGCAACGCAAATGCATCGCCGAGACGTGATTTCTCCGCCTCGCGCAATTCCATGATCTGCTGCTTTCCGGTAAGGTACGACATCGGCTGCGTCGGCGATTGCGTGTACCGGCGGACCTCGCCGACGGCGTTCGGCCGCTCCAAGTGAGCGACATCGACCAACATCGCCACGGCTTCGTCGAACGACATTCGGCCGGTGTGGAGCTTCACATCGAT
Protein-coding regions in this window:
- a CDS encoding DUF3465 domain-containing protein → MSNADLSDVFTRYPDSGACAAVAAHRIADVAVAGTVADEPTFFVGRRTHALHETFDIVTPHGLKLRVVDNVALAPEIPVHAGDNIVVAGQLIPARAGAIVHDTHHWPGPGWHRGGWIEWNGRRYA
- a CDS encoding PD-(D/E)XK nuclease family protein, whose product is MADITNDFAWSWSRHQMLYQCARKIYWQYYGSWGGWDAAAPKDAALAYRLKQIKSVAMLVGELFHEVVGERLRMRADAPSPVPVAQIREEVERRLLKRLRESRNRDWERFGQPKRYAILFEDYYGPGVNTAMSDIAIEQVGGYAQWLAASPYGRRAFEVPKRRLRIVDPPSFDDKRMTIDGVTVYAAPDLVVEDDQGTLHIVDWKTGRAAKANIAQLSVYGLFVSEKLGAPIERITAHLVFLATGETERHTNLREGVAEARRMISTYTTDVRARLTDIGHNVAGDIDQFPMTDDRSLCRRCNFRELCGRLDQPPAAPPDDDAGG
- a CDS encoding NUDIX domain-containing protein codes for the protein MPILSNVQLCSGLLIRDGRLLLVRCVYDGQPDPLWVLPGGRQESGETIEEAVVREFAEETSLLVRTVGLAYVSESIDPPIGYHVVNCTFFVEEVGGPGTPLPRDPAVVDARFVPVGDAANLLEADVLAIPVGAALRGELGRRYFSFRPEDVKVPFFNRPSA